The proteins below come from a single Balaenoptera musculus isolate JJ_BM4_2016_0621 chromosome 1, mBalMus1.pri.v3, whole genome shotgun sequence genomic window:
- the NHLH1 gene encoding helix-loop-helix protein 1 yields MMLNSDTMELDLPPTHSETESGFSDCGGGAGPDGAGPGGPGGGQARGLEPGEPGRKDLQHLSREERRRRRRATAKYRTAHATRERIRVEAFNLAFAELRKLLPTLPPDKKLSKIEILRLAICYISYLNHVLDV; encoded by the coding sequence ATGATGCTCAACTCAGACACCATGGAGCTGGACCTGCCTCCCACCCACTCTGAGACCGAGTCCGGCTTCAGCGActgtgggggcggggcgggccctgacggggcggggccgggggggccGGGAGGGGGTCAGGCTCGCGGCCTGGAGCCGGGAGAGCCGGGCCGGAAAGACCTGCAGCACCTGAGCCGTGAGGAGCGGCGGCGCCGGCGGCGCGCCACAGCCAAGTACCGCACGGCCCACGCCACGCGGGAGCGAATTCGCGTGGAAGCCTTCAACCTGGCCTTCGCCGAGCTGCGCAAGCTGCTGCCCACGCTGCCCCCCGACAAGAAGCTTTCCAAGATTGAGATCCTGCGCCTGGCCATCTGCTACATCTCCTACCTGAACCACGTGCTGGACGTCTGA